From Flavobacterium arcticum, the proteins below share one genomic window:
- a CDS encoding FtsW/RodA/SpoVE family cell cycle protein, producing the protein MKELINNLKGDKGIWSFVMLLALISFMPVFSASTNLVYVIGKGSTIGYLVKHLVHIFIGFALIYFVHKVPYHYYRALSKIAMPIVALLLLFTFMQGTVIGGANASRWIKVPFIGVTFQTSALAMIVLMVYVARYLAKIEDKPFTFKSSFFELWIPVFIILALILPANFSTAALMFAMVCMLVFVGKYPMRYLAMIIGIGVTGLTLFVLFAIAFPKAMPNRVDTWMSRIERFTTDVPNEDDYQIEKAKIAIATGQVYGLGPGKSVQKNFLPQSSSDFIFAIIVEEYGLVGGLAVLLLYLMLFFRFLVSAHKTNSLFGKLLIVGLGFPIIFQALINMGVAVELLPVTGQTLPLISSGGSSIWMTCIAIGIIISVTKKEEEVAQELAEKEERDAALKQIIDEHILREKQEEEAQATDVEEPSYSIKDKGKNPMSAVMGK; encoded by the coding sequence ATGAAAGAATTAATCAATAACTTAAAGGGAGATAAAGGGATCTGGTCGTTTGTAATGCTACTAGCTCTTATATCGTTCATGCCTGTTTTTAGCGCAAGTACTAATCTTGTGTACGTAATAGGCAAGGGCTCTACCATTGGTTATTTGGTTAAACACCTTGTTCATATATTTATTGGTTTTGCATTAATATATTTTGTGCACAAAGTACCCTATCATTACTACAGGGCGTTGTCTAAAATAGCAATGCCTATAGTCGCTTTGTTACTGCTATTTACCTTCATGCAAGGTACAGTTATAGGCGGGGCAAATGCCAGCCGTTGGATAAAAGTTCCGTTTATAGGGGTAACCTTCCAAACATCGGCATTAGCTATGATAGTGCTCATGGTATATGTAGCGCGTTACCTAGCTAAGATTGAAGATAAACCATTTACCTTCAAATCATCATTTTTTGAGCTATGGATTCCAGTATTTATAATACTAGCATTAATATTACCAGCTAACTTTTCTACGGCAGCACTTATGTTTGCTATGGTATGTATGTTGGTTTTTGTTGGTAAATATCCTATGCGTTATTTGGCAATGATAATAGGTATAGGGGTAACAGGGCTTACATTATTTGTACTGTTTGCTATAGCTTTTCCAAAAGCAATGCCTAATAGGGTAGATACTTGGATGAGCCGTATAGAACGCTTTACTACCGATGTGCCCAATGAAGATGACTATCAAATAGAAAAAGCAAAAATAGCCATTGCTACAGGTCAAGTATATGGCTTAGGGCCCGGTAAAAGTGTACAGAAGAACTTTCTGCCACAGTCATCATCCGATTTTATATTTGCCATAATTGTAGAAGAATATGGTTTAGTAGGAGGTCTTGCGGTGTTACTATTATACTTAATGCTCTTCTTTAGATTTTTAGTATCTGCACACAAAACAAATAGTCTGTTTGGTAAACTGCTCATAGTAGGACTTGGTTTCCCAATAATATTTCAGGCACTTATTAACATGGGTGTAGCCGTAGAGTTGTTGCCTGTAACAGGACAAACGCTGCCATTGATAAGTAGTGGAGGTAGCTCTATCTGGATGACTTGTATCGCTATAGGAATCATTATAAGTGTAACGAAGAAAGAAGAAGAGGTTGCTCAAGAATTAGCCGAGAAAGAAGAGCGTGATGCAGCCTTGAAACAAATAATAGATGAACATATACTGAGAGAAAAACAAGAAGAGGAAGCGCAAGCAACGGATGTTGAAGAA